One Shewanella sp. MR-4 DNA window includes the following coding sequences:
- a CDS encoding ArsR/SmtB family transcription factor has translation MNIELMQERADHAVVLLKALANERRLFILCYLLNEGEMCVGEMNKKLGLSQSALSQHLAWLRKDNLVTTRKEAQTVFYSLKSDEVREMIHLLNNIYCH, from the coding sequence ATGAATATTGAATTGATGCAGGAGCGAGCCGATCATGCCGTAGTGCTATTAAAAGCACTCGCAAACGAACGCCGTTTATTTATCCTTTGTTATTTATTGAACGAAGGTGAAATGTGCGTTGGCGAAATGAATAAAAAATTAGGCTTAAGTCAATCGGCACTATCACAACACCTTGCTTGGTTGCGCAAAGATAATTTAGTAACCACACGCAAAGAAGCGCAAACCGTATTCTATTCGCTTAAGAGTGATGAAGTGCGTGAGATGATCCATTTGCTGAACAATATTTATTGTCATTAA
- a CDS encoding M28 family metallopeptidase, with translation MKSYQTTLITGLFIGGLSACQTHVETPVKNDIPAQLQQTALASSLGYDIVESLTVEVGPRLAGSPKDIIAVNWAMNKLTSLGFDKVYKEPVQVPIWERGEAKAKMISPVEQPLVITALGGSIATPAEGIQAKIARFDSLAALQAANPEDVKGKIAFIDQKTERHITGEGYGKSVGGRSKGAVAAAQKGAVAIVIRSIGTDHDRMAHTGVMRYQDGVPKIPAAAMSNPDADLVDAMLKRDPNAVLELHMSPKDLGTNTSYNVIAEVTGSSKPDEIVLIGAHLDSWDEGTGAIDDGAGVAIVTAAAKHIQDLPQKPARTVRVVLYAAEEIGLVGGKAYAEAHKAELPLHYIAAESDFGAGPIYQIDTKVSDSVFAQVQQSIKPMTYNGVALGNNQASGGPDVSMLPALGVPVASLRQDGHDYFDYHHTPNDTLDKIDPKALAQNVAAYAQFAYIMANSNLVLTPISTESK, from the coding sequence ATGAAATCCTACCAAACAACACTAATAACTGGGCTATTTATTGGCGGTTTGAGCGCCTGCCAAACTCACGTAGAAACACCCGTAAAAAACGATATTCCGGCTCAATTGCAGCAAACCGCATTAGCGTCATCCTTGGGATATGACATAGTCGAATCCCTCACTGTAGAAGTCGGCCCTCGCTTAGCTGGCAGCCCAAAAGACATTATTGCCGTGAACTGGGCAATGAATAAGTTAACAAGTCTTGGGTTTGATAAGGTTTATAAAGAGCCTGTACAAGTTCCGATTTGGGAACGCGGTGAAGCCAAAGCCAAGATGATCTCGCCGGTAGAACAGCCTTTAGTGATAACAGCCTTAGGGGGCAGTATTGCCACGCCAGCCGAAGGCATTCAAGCCAAAATTGCTCGTTTTGATAGCCTTGCGGCACTACAAGCGGCAAATCCAGAAGATGTAAAAGGCAAGATTGCCTTTATCGACCAAAAGACCGAACGTCACATCACTGGTGAAGGTTATGGCAAAAGTGTCGGCGGCCGCTCAAAAGGCGCAGTCGCAGCCGCACAAAAGGGAGCCGTAGCAATCGTCATTCGCTCAATTGGCACCGATCATGACCGCATGGCGCACACTGGTGTGATGCGTTATCAAGATGGCGTGCCTAAAATCCCAGCCGCAGCGATGTCTAATCCCGATGCAGACTTAGTAGATGCGATGTTAAAACGCGATCCAAACGCGGTGCTCGAACTACATATGTCACCAAAGGATTTAGGCACCAACACATCCTACAATGTGATTGCAGAAGTCACTGGCAGTAGTAAACCTGACGAAATCGTGTTGATTGGCGCCCATTTAGATTCCTGGGACGAAGGTACAGGCGCGATTGATGATGGCGCAGGCGTTGCCATTGTGACGGCAGCAGCAAAACATATTCAAGATCTTCCGCAAAAGCCCGCTCGTACGGTACGAGTGGTACTTTACGCTGCCGAAGAAATTGGTTTAGTGGGAGGCAAGGCTTATGCTGAAGCGCACAAAGCCGAGCTACCTCTGCATTATATTGCTGCCGAATCGGACTTTGGCGCAGGCCCGATTTATCAAATTGACACTAAGGTAAGTGACAGCGTTTTCGCCCAAGTCCAACAGAGCATAAAGCCAATGACATACAACGGTGTCGCCCTTGGTAATAATCAAGCCTCTGGTGGGCCAGATGTCTCCATGTTGCCCGCATTGGGCGTACCAGTTGCCTCATTAAGACAGGATGGCCACGATTACTTCGATTATCACCACACCCCTAACGATACCTTAGATAAAATAGACCCTAAGGCGCTGGCACAAAATGTGGCTGCGTACGCTCAATTTGCTTATATCATGGCAAACTCGAATTTAGTGTTAACTCCCATTAGCACTGAATCGAAATAA
- the yaaA gene encoding peroxide stress protein YaaA, giving the protein MLILVSPAKTLDFEQPPLTQTHTRPDFLAYSQELIQVCQRLTPSDIATLMKVSDNIAGLNAARFGEWTPDYSIANAKQAIFAFRGDVYTGVDADTLTPEQLERTQSQLRILSGLYGLLRPLDLILPYRLEMGTALANPKGKNLYDFWGNILTEAVNRAVAEQGDELIINLASNEYFKAVKPKQLTGQLITPVFKDFKNGQYKVISFFAKKARGMMARYIIDQQVSSIDELKAFDVAGYYYSEELSKPNEPTFLREAQ; this is encoded by the coding sequence ATGTTGATTTTGGTTTCACCGGCGAAAACCCTAGATTTTGAGCAACCTCCTTTGACTCAAACCCATACTCGGCCCGATTTTTTAGCTTATAGCCAAGAACTCATTCAAGTCTGCCAACGGTTAACCCCGAGTGACATTGCAACATTAATGAAGGTGAGCGATAACATCGCGGGCTTAAATGCCGCGCGTTTTGGTGAGTGGACACCCGACTACAGTATTGCCAACGCCAAACAGGCGATTTTTGCTTTTCGGGGGGATGTGTATACGGGGGTTGATGCCGATACGTTGACGCCTGAACAGCTCGAACGTACCCAGTCACAATTGCGTATTTTATCTGGGCTCTATGGTTTACTGCGACCCTTGGATTTGATTTTACCTTACCGTTTAGAAATGGGGACTGCGCTTGCCAATCCTAAAGGTAAGAATCTCTACGATTTCTGGGGCAATATTCTCACCGAAGCGGTCAATCGTGCCGTTGCAGAGCAGGGGGATGAGCTGATAATTAACCTTGCATCGAATGAATATTTTAAAGCGGTTAAACCAAAGCAATTAACTGGGCAATTAATCACTCCAGTATTTAAAGATTTTAAAAATGGCCAATATAAAGTCATCAGTTTCTTTGCGAAAAAAGCGCGGGGAATGATGGCAAGATATATCATTGATCAGCAAGTCAGTTCGATTGATGAATTAAAAGCGTTTGATGTGGCCGGTTATTACTACAGTGAAGAATTGAGTAAACCGAATGAGCCAACATTCTTGCGTGAAGCGCAGTAA
- a CDS encoding alanine/glycine:cation symporter family protein gives MLETIVNFLNALLWGKLLVYGLVGAGLYFTLRLVFIQITHFKHSLKVMTMSRQGCESGLSSFQVFCTSMAARVGAGNMAGVAVAIGAAGPGAVFWMWLIAILGMATAMVESTLAQVYKVRDTNGQFRGGPSYYMEKGLGQRWMGVLFAFFLIIAFGLVFNAVQANTITGAMERVFGFNPTYVGIGLVLASGFVIVGGLRKVARVSEFIVPIMALAYILIAFIIVLFNLEQLPAVISLIVKSAFGWQEAAAGGVAYTVAQAMQAGIARGLFSNEAGMGSAANVAASASPNPNHPASQGFVQMMGVFVDTIVICTATAAIILLSGDIGSSEDGIRLTINAMSNHVGDWGGAFIAIAIFLFCFTSIIANYSYAETNVMFLTGNSTKALPLFRLCVLGMVMFGAVAKISLVWNLADVSMGLMATVNIIALLLLSGLAIRVINDYCEQLKSGKMPEFDRSKFPELMEQLDDGIWQDNSANEQAKTRTESALSR, from the coding sequence ATGCTAGAAACCATTGTAAACTTTTTGAACGCACTGCTCTGGGGCAAATTGCTCGTATACGGACTGGTGGGTGCGGGTCTTTATTTCACCTTACGACTTGTATTTATTCAAATTACGCATTTCAAACACTCTCTTAAAGTGATGACCATGAGCCGTCAAGGTTGCGAGAGTGGTCTGTCTTCATTTCAAGTCTTTTGTACTAGTATGGCGGCCCGTGTGGGGGCTGGAAACATGGCTGGGGTGGCAGTGGCTATTGGCGCAGCTGGACCTGGCGCTGTATTCTGGATGTGGCTTATTGCCATACTAGGTATGGCGACGGCTATGGTGGAGTCGACTCTTGCGCAAGTATATAAGGTGCGTGACACCAACGGTCAATTCCGCGGCGGCCCTTCCTATTATATGGAGAAAGGGCTTGGTCAGAGATGGATGGGAGTGTTGTTTGCTTTCTTCCTGATCATTGCCTTTGGTCTGGTGTTTAACGCGGTGCAAGCGAATACCATTACGGGGGCAATGGAGCGGGTGTTTGGCTTCAATCCAACCTATGTGGGTATAGGCTTAGTGTTAGCCAGTGGCTTTGTGATTGTCGGTGGATTACGTAAAGTTGCTCGAGTGTCTGAGTTTATCGTGCCTATCATGGCGCTGGCTTATATTCTGATCGCTTTCATTATTGTGCTTTTCAACTTAGAACAATTACCTGCTGTAATAAGTTTGATTGTAAAGAGTGCTTTCGGTTGGCAAGAGGCTGCTGCGGGCGGTGTTGCTTATACTGTTGCACAAGCTATGCAAGCGGGGATTGCCCGTGGTCTGTTCTCAAACGAGGCGGGGATGGGGAGCGCTGCAAACGTTGCTGCTAGTGCGTCACCGAATCCTAACCATCCAGCATCTCAAGGTTTTGTGCAGATGATGGGAGTGTTTGTCGATACCATCGTTATCTGTACTGCAACTGCGGCAATTATTTTACTTTCAGGCGATATCGGTTCTAGTGAAGACGGCATTCGTCTCACCATCAATGCGATGTCAAACCACGTTGGAGACTGGGGCGGCGCCTTTATCGCGATAGCCATTTTCCTATTCTGCTTTACCTCTATCATTGCTAACTATTCCTACGCGGAAACCAATGTGATGTTCTTGACGGGCAACAGCACTAAGGCGTTACCGCTATTCCGTCTGTGCGTATTGGGCATGGTGATGTTTGGTGCTGTAGCCAAAATCAGCTTAGTGTGGAACTTAGCTGACGTGTCTATGGGGCTGATGGCCACGGTCAATATCATTGCATTGCTGTTGCTATCGGGTCTCGCGATACGGGTTATTAATGATTACTGTGAACAATTGAAGAGTGGCAAAATGCCTGAGTTCGATCGCAGTAAGTTCCCTGAGCTAATGGAACAACTCGATGATGGTATTTGGCAGGATAATAGTGCTAACGAGCAGGCGAAAACGCGTACAGAATCTGCGCTGAGTCGCTAA
- a CDS encoding phosphoketolase family protein: protein MTTTHEINALKKYVRATNFLATSQIYLKQNVLHKRPLAHSDIKPRLLGHWGTCPGINFVYANVNRLIVKHNRPFIYLVGPGHGFPAVQANLFIEGSLSHFYPETIPYNETGIEDICKKFSAAYGYPSHANPEAPGQILEGGELGYSLSVGWGAVLDNPDLIATVLVGDGESETGPLAASWYANRLVSPATNGAVLPIVHINGYKISGPTRMGRMSHEELDLEFRGLGYHPIIVDSEAEEDIYIQMATAMDTAYSMINDIQTRARKGEDIVKPRWPVILMRTAKGWTGVSEYNGTKLEGNCESHQVIVNKCATDKGHLAALDSWLASYQFQELYQINGQGELIFDADISSLIPPKHLACGRQHLTYGGEVVRALSNPDLEKLSYGPEVPRGHRGYSMLKMGQWMRDAFKLNRDQRNLRIFSPDETYSNQLQAVFEETDRAWQWPIESWDEDMSRDGRVLELLSENLLFGMLHGYTVTGRHGMFPTYESFSQVVSSMADQYCKYVYASQGVHFRKPLPACNVVLSSLLERQDHNGYSHQNPSFLGAMLEKHPKIISAYLPADANSTLVYTERAFADRDKLNILVAGKKELPQWLSLEEARKQAKDGVMVWDFASDENPDIVLAGCGDYVTQECMASLVIIRELLPRVRIRFVSVTELSSDGLGSRKFKEKPWMMDEIFTQDKGVVFNYHGYPNTIKKLIFDYKGSRRFRIKGYEEEGSTTTPFDMGVRNGTSRYHLVIDMAYKLFQQGVIDETKHVSITTDMLQRLVDHRNYIKANGVDPVEIENWIWTR from the coding sequence ATGACGACTACACATGAGATTAATGCTCTTAAAAAGTATGTAAGAGCCACAAACTTCCTCGCTACGTCTCAGATTTATCTAAAACAAAACGTATTGCACAAACGCCCCCTTGCGCATTCGGACATTAAGCCTCGTTTGCTCGGTCACTGGGGAACTTGTCCAGGTATCAACTTTGTCTATGCCAACGTCAACCGACTCATTGTAAAACATAATCGTCCTTTCATTTACTTAGTTGGCCCAGGCCATGGCTTCCCTGCTGTACAAGCTAACTTATTCATTGAAGGCTCACTCAGCCACTTCTACCCAGAAACCATTCCTTATAATGAAACCGGCATCGAAGATATCTGTAAGAAATTTTCTGCAGCCTATGGTTATCCTTCCCATGCAAACCCAGAAGCACCAGGTCAAATCCTTGAAGGCGGCGAATTAGGTTATTCATTATCAGTTGGCTGGGGCGCAGTATTAGACAACCCAGATCTTATCGCTACAGTATTAGTTGGTGACGGTGAATCAGAAACTGGTCCTCTGGCAGCATCTTGGTATGCCAACCGCTTAGTTTCACCCGCAACCAACGGTGCTGTATTGCCTATCGTACATATCAACGGTTATAAGATTTCAGGCCCAACCCGTATGGGACGCATGAGCCATGAAGAATTAGATCTTGAATTCCGCGGTCTTGGCTACCACCCAATTATTGTTGACAGCGAAGCGGAAGAAGATATCTACATTCAGATGGCGACCGCCATGGATACCGCTTATAGCATGATCAACGATATTCAAACTCGAGCACGTAAGGGTGAAGATATTGTCAAACCTCGCTGGCCAGTGATTTTAATGCGCACCGCCAAGGGCTGGACAGGTGTGAGCGAATATAACGGTACGAAATTGGAAGGTAACTGCGAGTCGCACCAAGTTATCGTCAATAAATGTGCCACTGATAAAGGCCACTTAGCTGCACTGGATAGCTGGTTAGCCAGTTATCAATTCCAAGAGCTTTACCAAATCAACGGGCAGGGTGAACTGATTTTTGATGCCGATATTAGCTCACTGATCCCGCCAAAACATTTAGCTTGCGGTCGCCAACATCTCACTTATGGTGGTGAAGTCGTCAGAGCCTTATCTAATCCAGATCTAGAAAAGCTCAGCTATGGCCCAGAAGTACCACGTGGACACCGCGGTTACTCTATGCTGAAAATGGGGCAATGGATGCGCGACGCATTCAAATTGAACCGTGATCAACGCAACTTACGTATCTTCAGCCCAGATGAAACCTATTCAAACCAGCTGCAAGCAGTATTTGAAGAAACCGACCGCGCATGGCAATGGCCAATTGAAAGCTGGGACGAAGACATGTCTCGCGATGGTCGAGTACTCGAGTTGCTCTCAGAGAACTTACTGTTTGGTATGCTGCATGGCTACACAGTGACGGGACGTCACGGAATGTTCCCTACCTATGAGTCTTTCTCACAGGTCGTATCCTCCATGGCTGACCAATATTGTAAGTATGTTTACGCCAGTCAAGGAGTGCATTTCCGTAAGCCTTTACCGGCGTGCAACGTGGTACTTTCTTCATTATTAGAACGTCAAGATCACAACGGTTATTCGCACCAGAACCCATCATTCCTAGGTGCGATGCTTGAAAAACATCCAAAGATTATTTCTGCTTATTTACCTGCGGATGCTAACAGCACCTTAGTTTATACCGAACGCGCTTTTGCAGATCGTGACAAATTGAACATCCTAGTCGCAGGCAAAAAAGAACTGCCACAATGGCTCAGTTTAGAAGAAGCGCGTAAACAAGCTAAAGACGGCGTCATGGTGTGGGATTTTGCTTCCGATGAAAATCCAGATATCGTGCTTGCAGGTTGTGGTGATTATGTCACTCAAGAATGTATGGCCTCTTTAGTGATTATTCGTGAACTATTACCTAGAGTCAGAATTCGCTTTGTCAGCGTGACAGAATTAAGCAGCGATGGTTTAGGTAGTCGTAAATTTAAAGAAAAACCATGGATGATGGATGAAATATTTACCCAAGATAAAGGGGTAGTATTTAACTATCACGGTTATCCAAATACGATCAAAAAGTTAATATTTGATTACAAAGGAAGCCGTCGCTTCAGAATTAAAGGTTACGAAGAAGAAGGTTCAACAACCACTCCATTTGATATGGGTGTTCGAAATGGCACTTCTCGCTATCACCTTGTTATTGATATGGCTTACAAACTATTCCAGCAAGGTGTCATCGACGAAACCAAGCACGTTTCCATCACAACCGACATGCTGCAAAGACTCGTTGATCATCGCAACTATATTAAGGCAAATGGTGTTGACCCTGTTGAAATTGAAAATTGGATTTGGACCCGTTAA
- a CDS encoding OmpA family protein: MDLEKMMKNTLKVVLLTSMLPLAASASQELTPWYVGAGLGVNNYEHIATDNGDDNPYAWDIFAGYMFNDYFGAEIGYRDLGSADWTYAGIGNDADVKGATLGLVGVWPLGNRWSLSAEAGAMYYTLENNQRVGSVSTSYSENDFAPYFGAGVGYNFTDNLKLQAKYRRYENLDDNAGANAIVPVNADSNYWGLELSYRFGSPAAPVAAAVVAATPVDSDNDGVYDDKDQCPATPATHKVDSVGCTIYENVKKQEDVGSIQFANDSAVVKKEYYKDIERLANYLNKNPEFTVEIAGHASNVGKPDYNMTLSDKRADAVAKILVEKYGISQSRVTSNGYGITKPLVAGDSKEAHAANRRIEAIVTTTEKQPVLK, from the coding sequence ATGGACTTAGAGAAAATGATGAAGAATACATTAAAAGTAGTTTTGCTTACATCAATGCTTCCACTTGCTGCCAGTGCATCTCAAGAGTTAACACCTTGGTATGTTGGTGCAGGTTTAGGCGTTAATAACTATGAACACATTGCAACTGACAACGGCGATGACAACCCATACGCATGGGACATCTTCGCAGGCTATATGTTTAATGACTACTTTGGTGCTGAAATCGGCTATCGTGATCTAGGTAGTGCAGATTGGACCTATGCAGGCATTGGCAATGATGCAGACGTTAAAGGTGCAACTCTTGGCTTAGTTGGCGTATGGCCACTAGGTAACCGTTGGAGCCTATCTGCTGAAGCCGGCGCAATGTACTACACCCTAGAAAACAACCAACGCGTTGGTAGCGTTTCTACTTCTTACAGCGAAAACGACTTTGCACCTTACTTCGGTGCAGGTGTTGGCTACAACTTCACCGATAACCTGAAGTTACAAGCTAAATACCGTCGCTACGAAAACTTAGACGATAACGCAGGCGCCAATGCGATTGTTCCAGTAAACGCTGACAGCAACTACTGGGGCTTAGAATTAAGCTACCGTTTCGGATCTCCTGCTGCGCCAGTAGCTGCAGCTGTTGTTGCAGCAACGCCAGTTGACTCTGACAACGATGGTGTTTACGACGATAAAGATCAGTGTCCAGCGACTCCAGCAACTCACAAAGTTGACTCTGTTGGCTGTACTATCTATGAAAACGTTAAGAAGCAAGAAGATGTAGGTTCTATCCAGTTTGCTAACGATTCTGCAGTAGTGAAGAAAGAGTACTACAAAGACATCGAAAGACTGGCTAACTACCTGAACAAGAACCCAGAATTCACTGTTGAAATTGCTGGTCACGCTTCTAACGTAGGTAAACCAGACTACAACATGACTCTGTCTGACAAGCGTGCTGACGCTGTTGCTAAGATCCTTGTTGAAAAATATGGTATCAGCCAAAGCCGTGTAACTTCTAACGGTTACGGTATCACTAAGCCATTAGTCGCTGGTGACAGTAAAGAAGCTCATGCAGCTAACCGTCGCATCGAAGCTATCGTGACAACTACTGAAAAACAACCTGTTCTGAAGTAA
- the tal gene encoding transaldolase, which yields MANTLEQLKSYTTIVADTGDIEAIKRYQPEDATTNPSLILKAAQIPEYSALIDNAIAWAKLQSADIEQQIDDASDKLAVNIGVEILKLVPGRISTEVDARLSFDKEKSIAKAHKLVRLYQEAGVDKSRILIKLASTWEGICAAKELEQEGINCNLTLLFSFAQARACAEAGVYLISPFVGRILDWYKKDTGKDYDAVNDPGVVSVTEIYNYYKQHGYNTVVMGASFRNIGEIIELAGCDRLTIGPSLLEELANSQVTIQPKLIPASTTVAAGEPLTEAQFRWDFNQDPMAVDKLAEGIRNFAIDQGKLEVMLKAKLAN from the coding sequence ATGGCAAATACATTAGAGCAACTCAAGTCATACACTACGATTGTGGCCGATACTGGCGATATTGAAGCGATCAAACGCTATCAGCCAGAAGACGCAACGACCAACCCATCACTCATTTTAAAAGCGGCTCAAATTCCCGAGTACAGTGCTTTAATCGACAATGCTATCGCATGGGCTAAATTACAAAGTGCTGATATTGAGCAACAGATTGATGATGCCAGCGATAAACTTGCAGTGAACATTGGTGTCGAGATTTTAAAACTGGTCCCTGGCCGTATTTCGACCGAAGTGGATGCCCGCTTATCCTTCGATAAAGAAAAATCCATTGCGAAAGCGCATAAGCTAGTACGTCTGTACCAAGAAGCGGGTGTAGATAAATCTCGCATTCTGATCAAATTAGCCTCAACTTGGGAAGGCATTTGTGCCGCCAAAGAGTTAGAGCAAGAAGGCATCAACTGTAACTTAACCCTACTATTTAGCTTTGCTCAAGCACGTGCCTGTGCAGAAGCTGGCGTGTACTTAATTTCTCCATTCGTTGGCCGTATTCTCGACTGGTACAAAAAAGACACAGGTAAAGACTATGACGCAGTAAATGACCCAGGTGTTGTTTCTGTGACTGAAATTTACAACTACTACAAACAGCATGGCTATAACACAGTAGTCATGGGTGCAAGTTTCCGTAATATCGGTGAAATCATCGAATTAGCGGGCTGTGATCGCCTGACTATTGGCCCTTCATTACTCGAAGAGCTGGCAAACTCTCAAGTTACTATTCAACCTAAACTCATTCCTGCCAGCACCACAGTTGCTGCCGGTGAGCCTTTAACCGAAGCGCAATTCCGCTGGGACTTCAACCAAGATCCTATGGCTGTCGACAAGTTAGCAGAAGGTATCCGTAACTTCGCCATCGACCAAGGCAAACTCGAAGTCATGCTCAAGGCAAAACTGGCAAACTAA
- the pgi gene encoding glucose-6-phosphate isomerase, with product MTILTQSTTWQALAAHSHQIPHMRELFAGDPARFSNMSLSTCGLFLDYSKNRATPETLNLLQTLAQEAKLDAKIKAMFAGDIINTTEKRAVLHTALRSTAEQSIVAEGQDIVPEVQQTLNKMQQFVTSVTSGQWKGFTGKAITDIVSIGIGGSFLGPKIVSQALRPYWITGLNCHFVANVDGTSISEKLKLLDPETTLFIMSSKSFGTQETLTNTLTAKAWFLAKGGSQSDVAKHFVAVTSNVAKATDFGIDADNIFPMWDWVGGRYSLWSAIGLPIALLIGMDNFRSLLKGAHQMDTHFANAPLAENMPVIMGLFSLWYGNFFNAQSHVVLTYDHYLRGLPAYFQQLDMESNGKSVTLNGTHVDYSTGPVIWGGEGTNGQHAYHQLLHQGTALIPADFIMPLQSHNPIGEHHDQLASNCFGQTQALMQGRTLDEALAELSKSSLSDEEKLLIAKHKVMPGNKPSNTLLMDKLTPETLGALIALYEHRTFVQGAIWDINSFDQWGVELGKSLGNDVLARIGAEQDATALDASSNGLINLYRQGKI from the coding sequence ATGACTATCTTGACCCAAAGCACAACTTGGCAAGCGTTAGCAGCGCATAGCCATCAGATCCCGCATATGCGGGAACTCTTTGCAGGCGATCCTGCACGCTTTAGCAACATGTCGCTTTCTACCTGTGGCTTATTTTTAGATTATTCAAAAAATAGAGCGACACCTGAAACACTCAACTTGCTGCAGACACTGGCGCAAGAGGCAAAGCTTGACGCTAAAATCAAGGCGATGTTTGCCGGTGATATAATTAACACCACAGAAAAGCGCGCCGTGTTACATACCGCACTGCGCAGCACCGCCGAGCAATCCATTGTTGCCGAAGGTCAAGATATCGTTCCTGAAGTACAGCAAACGCTGAACAAGATGCAGCAGTTTGTCACTTCAGTCACCTCAGGACAATGGAAAGGTTTCACTGGCAAAGCCATTACCGATATCGTCAGTATCGGTATCGGTGGCTCGTTCCTCGGGCCAAAGATTGTTTCCCAAGCATTACGCCCATACTGGATTACTGGTTTAAACTGCCATTTCGTTGCCAACGTTGATGGCACCTCGATCAGTGAAAAGCTTAAGCTGCTCGATCCTGAAACCACCTTATTTATCATGTCGTCTAAGTCTTTTGGTACACAAGAGACTCTGACCAATACCCTAACGGCGAAGGCGTGGTTCTTAGCCAAAGGCGGTTCACAGTCAGATGTGGCGAAACACTTTGTTGCCGTGACCTCTAACGTGGCAAAAGCGACTGATTTTGGTATCGATGCTGACAATATTTTCCCAATGTGGGACTGGGTTGGTGGTCGTTATTCACTTTGGTCAGCCATTGGTTTACCCATAGCTTTACTCATCGGCATGGATAACTTCCGCTCCTTATTAAAGGGCGCGCACCAAATGGATACACATTTTGCCAATGCGCCTCTAGCGGAAAACATGCCAGTGATCATGGGGCTATTCTCTCTGTGGTATGGCAATTTCTTTAATGCTCAAAGCCATGTGGTATTAACTTACGATCATTACCTACGTGGACTTCCCGCTTACTTCCAGCAACTGGATATGGAAAGTAACGGTAAGTCAGTCACCCTTAATGGCACCCATGTGGATTACAGCACGGGTCCTGTGATTTGGGGCGGCGAAGGCACAAATGGTCAGCACGCTTATCACCAGCTGCTGCATCAAGGTACCGCATTAATCCCGGCAGATTTCATTATGCCGCTGCAAAGCCATAATCCTATTGGTGAGCACCATGATCAGTTAGCCTCTAACTGCTTCGGACAGACTCAGGCACTCATGCAAGGCCGCACCTTAGATGAAGCGTTGGCCGAATTGAGCAAGAGCAGCTTAAGTGATGAAGAAAAGTTACTTATCGCCAAACACAAAGTTATGCCAGGCAATAAGCCAAGCAATACTTTGTTAATGGATAAGCTGACTCCTGAAACCTTAGGTGCACTGATTGCGCTCTATGAACACAGAACCTTTGTCCAAGGCGCCATTTGGGACATCAACTCCTTCGACCAATGGGGTGTTGAACTCGGTAAAAGCTTAGGCAATGACGTGCTCGCCCGCATCGGCGCAGAGCAAGACGCCACCGCCTTGGATGCCTCGAGCAATGGGTTAATTAACCTATATCGACAGGGCAAAATCTGA
- a CDS encoding DUF3545 family protein — protein MDRLDYGCALDEVVERPDRSRGSNKKRKWREIEALKDKHRLLKELQEIDNNFDYDIDAIQL, from the coding sequence ATGGATCGTTTAGATTATGGTTGTGCGCTAGATGAAGTCGTAGAAAGACCCGATCGCTCGCGAGGCTCCAATAAAAAGCGTAAGTGGCGAGAAATTGAAGCGTTAAAGGACAAACATCGTTTACTCAAGGAACTTCAAGAGATTGATAACAACTTTGATTACGATATAGACGCTATCCAGTTGTAA
- a CDS encoding hemerythrin domain-containing protein produces MLKRLMHDHKHIAVLLNVLKNKQMKLAEGEAINFIVVRDIVEYMQGYAEHSHHPVEDIIYAYYLAHKANDEVDKLSAEHQMVTAASSALMNTLNLILSDIVVARDKLVIDFAEYIELQEKHMQMEEREIFPLLAKTLTDKDWLVIEQQCQASLIDDPLFLDREQQAFDELRSYLRTAE; encoded by the coding sequence ATGCTTAAAAGACTCATGCATGATCACAAACATATAGCAGTGTTATTGAATGTCTTGAAAAACAAGCAGATGAAATTAGCTGAAGGCGAAGCTATTAATTTTATCGTGGTTCGGGACATAGTCGAGTATATGCAAGGATATGCTGAGCATAGTCATCATCCTGTTGAAGACATTATTTATGCTTACTATTTGGCGCATAAGGCGAATGATGAAGTTGACAAGCTTAGCGCAGAGCATCAAATGGTTACTGCAGCCTCCTCGGCATTGATGAATACTTTGAATCTTATCTTGAGTGACATAGTCGTTGCGAGGGATAAGTTAGTCATCGATTTTGCCGAATACATTGAGCTACAAGAAAAGCACATGCAAATGGAAGAGCGGGAGATTTTCCCGTTACTGGCTAAAACCTTAACCGACAAAGATTGGCTGGTTATTGAGCAGCAATGCCAAGCATCTTTAATCGATGATCCGTTATTCCTCGACCGCGAGCAACAGGCCTTTGATGAGCTGCGCTCTTACCTCAGGACAGCCGAATAG